Proteins found in one Pseudomonas sp. P8_241 genomic segment:
- a CDS encoding polysaccharide biosynthesis tyrosine autokinase produces MQLPSVIGTRDNDQDSIDLLGIFGSLVDQKWLIGALTGAFMMTGVAYAVLSTPVYMANALVQVEPKKNDMLGFSDLNSMLGGQSPSVTEIGIIKSRAVIGKTVDDLRLDIDVTPNTFPVIGGFFARRYRGETEFSVAAPRFGLNSYAWGGERLEITRLNLPKEMLGKKLTLVAGEQGRFQLFDENDNLLVAGVAGEAFAQGGIEGQVAQLSANPGTRFEVVRNPRIVTIQSYQDALDISEQGKESGIIRLALASTDAAEAVRILNKVAALYVQQNVQRTSAEAAQSLAFLQGQLPQVKRDLAKASDALNGYQTRGKTVNISLETQSVLEQVVSLDTRISELKMQQAEMDRKFTKQHPAYRALMTQIGELTQQQKTLESKAQDLPATQQELLNLTRDVEVASQIYTQLLNKSQELDIVRAGAVGNVRLVDTADVDMTNPVKPRKALIVLIATFLGAFFAVALVLLRKSLSRGLEGPEAIEQLGLPVYASIPYSALQQEEDSKKLRSKGASDKPAYLLALRNPTDLSIESIRSLRTCLHFAGLDSTNNRIMISGPSPQVGKTFVSSNLAAVMAQSGQRVVLIDADMRKGHLHKTLNTPITNGLSDLLVKRCTIEQAINQVEVDNLYFISRGQVPPNPSELLMHANFRELLAQLSELYDVVIIDTPPLLAVTDAAIVGREAGISLIVTRFGVNPAKEVELTIRRFAQNGIELKGAVFNGVEKRAASYYGNGGYGYYNYEYASDKS; encoded by the coding sequence ATGCAGTTACCGTCAGTAATCGGCACCCGGGACAACGATCAAGACAGTATTGATCTTCTCGGCATTTTTGGTTCTTTGGTTGACCAGAAATGGTTAATAGGTGCGCTCACCGGAGCGTTCATGATGACCGGCGTTGCCTACGCGGTTTTGTCGACGCCGGTGTACATGGCGAACGCGCTGGTGCAGGTCGAGCCGAAAAAGAACGACATGCTCGGTTTTTCCGACCTCAACAGCATGTTAGGCGGACAATCGCCGTCGGTGACCGAGATTGGCATCATCAAGTCCCGCGCGGTGATCGGCAAAACTGTCGATGATCTTCGCCTTGATATCGACGTCACCCCCAACACCTTCCCGGTGATTGGCGGTTTTTTCGCCCGGCGTTATCGCGGCGAGACCGAGTTCAGCGTAGCGGCACCGCGTTTCGGTCTGAACAGCTACGCCTGGGGCGGTGAGCGCCTGGAGATCACCCGGCTCAATTTGCCAAAAGAAATGCTTGGCAAGAAGCTCACGCTGGTCGCCGGCGAGCAGGGTCGATTCCAGTTGTTCGATGAAAACGACAACTTGCTGGTCGCAGGTGTCGCTGGCGAGGCGTTCGCGCAGGGCGGGATAGAGGGGCAGGTCGCTCAGCTGTCGGCCAACCCTGGCACCCGCTTCGAAGTGGTGCGCAACCCACGGATCGTGACCATCCAGAGTTACCAGGATGCGCTGGATATTTCCGAGCAAGGCAAGGAGTCGGGGATTATTCGCTTGGCCCTGGCCAGCACCGACGCGGCCGAGGCGGTGAGGATTCTCAATAAAGTCGCTGCGTTATATGTGCAGCAGAACGTACAACGCACGTCGGCGGAAGCGGCGCAGAGCCTGGCGTTCCTGCAAGGTCAGCTGCCGCAAGTCAAACGCGACCTGGCCAAGGCCAGCGATGCGCTCAACGGTTATCAAACCCGCGGCAAGACGGTCAACATTTCCCTGGAAACCCAATCGGTGCTGGAACAGGTCGTCAGTCTGGACACCCGTATCTCTGAACTGAAAATGCAACAGGCGGAGATGGATCGCAAATTCACCAAACAGCATCCGGCGTACCGCGCCTTGATGACCCAGATCGGCGAATTGACCCAACAGCAGAAGACGCTGGAGAGCAAGGCACAGGACCTGCCTGCCACACAACAGGAGCTGCTGAACCTGACCCGCGATGTAGAAGTGGCGTCGCAGATCTACACGCAACTGCTGAACAAATCCCAGGAACTGGACATCGTCCGGGCAGGGGCGGTGGGCAACGTGCGATTGGTCGACACGGCGGATGTCGACATGACCAACCCGGTCAAGCCGCGCAAGGCACTGATCGTGCTGATTGCAACCTTTCTCGGCGCCTTTTTCGCGGTGGCGCTGGTGTTGCTGCGCAAGTCCCTGAGTCGCGGCCTGGAAGGTCCGGAAGCCATCGAGCAACTCGGCTTGCCGGTGTACGCGTCAATTCCATACAGCGCGTTGCAACAGGAAGAGGACAGTAAAAAACTGCGCTCGAAGGGCGCGTCGGACAAACCGGCCTACCTGTTGGCGCTGCGCAACCCGACGGACTTGTCCATCGAGTCGATCCGCAGTTTGCGCACCTGCCTGCACTTTGCCGGTCTGGACTCGACCAATAACCGGATCATGATTTCCGGGCCCAGCCCCCAGGTGGGCAAAACCTTTGTCTCTTCCAACCTCGCGGCGGTCATGGCGCAGAGCGGTCAGCGGGTGGTGCTGATCGATGCCGATATGCGCAAAGGTCACCTGCACAAGACGCTGAACACACCGATCACCAATGGTTTGTCGGACCTGTTGGTCAAGCGCTGCACTATCGAGCAGGCGATCAACCAGGTCGAAGTCGACAACCTGTATTTCATCAGTCGCGGTCAGGTTCCGCCCAATCCTTCAGAACTGCTGATGCACGCCAATTTTCGCGAATTGTTGGCACAGCTCAGTGAGCTTTACGACGTGGTGATCATCGACACGCCACCGCTGCTGGCGGTGACAGACGCGGCGATTGTCGGCCGTGAAGCGGGCATCAGCCTGATAGTCACCCGTTTCGGGGTGAACCCGGCCAAAGAAGTCGAGTTGACGATTCGACGATTCGCACAGAACGGCATCGAGTTGAAGGGCGCCGTTTTCAACGGCGTCGAGAAGCGTGCTGCGAGCTATTACGGCAACGGCGGCTACGGCTATTACAACTACGAATACGCGTCCGACAAATCCTGA
- a CDS encoding low molecular weight protein-tyrosine-phosphatase gives MFKKILVVCVGNICRSPTAETLLRNALAPSAISVTSAGLAARVGEAMEPVALQVLEEYGHSAQGFKARQITADIVNESDLILVMEQAHVKQVLNIAAHARGKVFLLGKWQSEREIQDPYRQGKAAFIHAHALIEDAVCSWAQRLGH, from the coding sequence TTGTTCAAAAAGATCCTTGTCGTCTGCGTTGGCAATATCTGCCGAAGTCCGACAGCAGAAACTTTGCTGCGTAACGCACTGGCCCCTTCAGCCATCAGTGTGACCTCTGCGGGCCTTGCAGCAAGGGTCGGTGAGGCCATGGAGCCGGTGGCGCTCCAGGTGCTGGAAGAGTATGGGCACAGTGCCCAAGGGTTTAAGGCACGGCAAATTACAGCGGATATCGTGAATGAATCAGACCTGATTCTGGTCATGGAACAAGCCCATGTAAAACAAGTACTGAACATTGCCGCCCATGCGCGGGGCAAAGTGTTTCTGCTCGGTAAATGGCAAAGCGAGCGAGAAATACAGGATCCGTATCGTCAGGGAAAGGCCGCTTTTATTCATGCCCATGCATTGATTGAAGATGCTGTTTGCTCATGGGCGCAGCGCCTCGGACATTGA
- the tal gene encoding transaldolase — MTSKLEQLKQMTTVVADTGDFEAIARVKPVDATTNPSLLLKAAAIPAYAELLNASVNDCKGDIGLASDRFGVAVGQEILKVIPGRISTEVDARLSFDTDAMLKRAHRLIELYDKAGIGRDRVLIKIASTWEGIRAAEILEKEGIQTNLTLLFSFAQAAACADAGVFLISPFVGRIYDWYKKANGNDYTGADDPGVQSVTRIYNYYKANDYKTVVMGASFRNLGQIEQLAGCDRLTISPDLIDKLAADTGKLERKLAPGNAGEARLILSESQFRWLSNEDAMATEKLAEGIRQFARDQEKLEALLQAKL; from the coding sequence ATGACTTCCAAGCTGGAACAACTCAAGCAAATGACCACCGTGGTTGCCGACACCGGCGACTTCGAAGCGATCGCTCGCGTCAAACCGGTGGATGCCACCACCAACCCTTCCCTGCTGCTCAAGGCCGCGGCCATTCCTGCGTATGCCGAGTTGCTGAACGCCAGCGTCAATGACTGCAAGGGCGATATTGGCCTGGCCAGCGACCGATTTGGCGTGGCCGTGGGCCAGGAGATCCTGAAGGTGATCCCCGGCCGTATCTCCACCGAAGTGGATGCGCGCCTGTCGTTCGACACCGACGCCATGCTCAAGCGTGCGCATCGCCTGATCGAGCTGTACGACAAGGCCGGTATCGGCCGTGACCGCGTGTTGATCAAGATCGCCTCCACCTGGGAAGGCATCCGCGCTGCCGAAATTCTCGAAAAGGAAGGCATCCAGACCAACCTGACCCTGCTGTTCTCCTTCGCTCAGGCAGCCGCCTGTGCCGACGCCGGGGTGTTCCTGATTTCGCCGTTCGTGGGCCGCATCTACGACTGGTACAAAAAGGCCAACGGCAACGACTACACCGGTGCCGATGATCCGGGTGTGCAGTCGGTGACGCGCATCTACAACTACTACAAGGCCAATGACTACAAAACCGTGGTCATGGGTGCCAGCTTCCGCAATCTGGGCCAGATCGAGCAGCTGGCCGGTTGTGACCGACTGACCATCAGCCCGGACCTGATCGACAAGCTGGCAGCTGACACTGGCAAGCTGGAGCGCAAACTGGCACCGGGCAATGCCGGTGAGGCGCGCTTGATCCTCAGCGAATCGCAGTTCCGCTGGTTGTCCAACGAGGACGCGATGGCCACCGAGAAACTGGCTGAAGGCATTCGCCAGTTCGCTCGCGATCAGGAAAAGCTCGAGGCGTTGCTGCAAGCCAAGCTGTGA
- the rssC gene encoding anti-sigma factor antagonist RssC: MSTGRIQFAEQDGTFVLKFVGEVRLTLCSALDATIDRIFTALNFNAIVIDLTETRSIDSTTLGLLAKLSILSRQKVGLLPTVVTTHEDITRLLQSMGFEQVFNIVDQPVPCPECLDDLPDQDQSEEVVRIKVLEAHKILMGLNDSNREAFHDLVNALERH, translated from the coding sequence ATGAGTACCGGTAGAATCCAGTTCGCCGAGCAGGACGGCACCTTCGTCCTGAAATTCGTCGGTGAAGTTCGCCTGACCCTGTGTTCGGCGTTGGATGCGACTATTGATCGGATCTTCACCGCGTTGAATTTCAACGCCATCGTGATCGACCTGACCGAAACCCGCAGCATCGACAGCACCACCCTTGGCCTGCTGGCCAAATTGTCGATCCTGTCGCGGCAGAAGGTTGGCCTGTTGCCGACCGTCGTCACCACCCACGAAGACATCACCCGTCTTCTGCAGTCCATGGGTTTCGAGCAGGTGTTCAACATCGTTGACCAGCCTGTGCCATGCCCGGAATGCCTGGACGACCTGCCAGACCAGGATCAGTCCGAAGAAGTGGTGCGGATCAAGGTGCTCGAAGCGCACAAGATCCTCATGGGCCTGAATGACTCCAATCGTGAAGCGTTTCATGACCTGGTGAATGCGCTGGAACGCCACTGA
- the rssB gene encoding two-component system response regulator RssB yields the protein MPKTSATLLIIDDDEVVRASLAAYLEDSGFSVLQASNGQQGLQVFEQDKPDLVICDLRMPQMGGLELIRQVTERSSQTPVIVVSGAGVMNDAVEALRLGAADYLIKPLEDLAVLEHSVRRALDRARLLVENQRYREKLEKANRELAASLNLLQEDQNAGRQVQMNMLPVSPWAIDEFKFAHQIIPSLYLSGDFVDYFRVDERRVAFYLADVSGHGASSAFVTVLLKFMTTRLLFESKRSGTLPEFKPSEVLGHINRGLISCKLGKHVTMVGGVIDEETGLLTYSIGGHLPLPVLYTPDSVRYLEGRGLPVGLFNEATYEDHVLELPPTFSLTLMSDGILDLLPEPTLKEKEAALPQRVKAAGGTLDGLRQVFGLATLGEMPDDIALLVLSRNL from the coding sequence ATGCCAAAAACCAGTGCCACGCTGCTGATAATCGATGATGACGAAGTAGTGCGCGCGAGCCTCGCCGCCTATTTGGAAGACAGTGGTTTCAGCGTCTTGCAGGCCAGCAATGGCCAGCAGGGTCTTCAGGTATTCGAGCAAGACAAGCCCGACTTGGTCATCTGCGATCTGCGCATGCCGCAGATGGGCGGACTCGAACTCATCCGCCAGGTTACCGAGCGGTCCTCGCAAACGCCGGTGATCGTGGTTTCGGGTGCCGGTGTGATGAACGACGCGGTCGAGGCGCTGCGCCTGGGTGCGGCGGATTACCTGATCAAGCCTCTCGAAGATCTGGCGGTGCTTGAGCACTCTGTGCGTCGCGCCCTGGATCGTGCGCGCCTGCTGGTGGAGAACCAGCGCTACCGCGAGAAGCTGGAAAAGGCCAACCGCGAGCTCGCCGCCAGCCTGAACCTGCTTCAGGAAGACCAGAACGCCGGTCGCCAGGTGCAGATGAACATGCTGCCGGTCAGCCCCTGGGCCATCGACGAGTTCAAGTTTGCCCACCAGATCATCCCGTCGCTGTACCTGTCGGGTGATTTTGTCGACTATTTCCGGGTCGACGAGCGTCGGGTAGCGTTCTACCTGGCAGACGTTTCCGGTCATGGCGCCTCTTCAGCCTTCGTCACCGTGCTGCTGAAATTCATGACGACGCGCTTGCTGTTCGAATCCAAGCGCAGCGGCACATTGCCGGAATTCAAGCCTTCAGAAGTCCTTGGTCATATCAACCGGGGGCTGATCAGTTGTAAGCTGGGTAAACACGTCACAATGGTCGGTGGAGTCATCGACGAGGAGACAGGTTTGTTGACCTATAGCATCGGCGGACATCTGCCGTTGCCTGTGTTGTACACACCCGACAGTGTTCGTTATCTGGAAGGGCGTGGTCTGCCGGTGGGCCTCTTCAATGAGGCTACCTACGAAGATCACGTACTGGAACTGCCGCCGACGTTCAGCCTGACGCTGATGTCTGATGGCATTCTGGACCTTTTGCCAGAACCCACACTCAAAGAGAAAGAAGCGGCGTTACCCCAACGGGTCAAGGCTGCGGGCGGCACCCTGGATGGGCTGCGGCAGGTTTTTGGATTGGCCACGCTAGGGGAGATGCCGGATGATATCGCCCTGTTGGTGTTGAGCAGGAATCTTTGA
- a CDS encoding PilZ domain-containing protein yields the protein MSQTRRDYSEKRDFIRMRVDAEVSLIHQGDEVPAVCIDLSSRGMQVQAPRSFKVGDRLDVRIDSDHAALKGLEAETEVVWVREQDDGRQKLGLTILAMH from the coding sequence ATGAGTCAAACTCGTCGAGACTACAGCGAAAAGCGCGATTTCATCCGCATGCGGGTCGATGCCGAGGTGTCGCTGATTCATCAAGGCGATGAGGTGCCAGCCGTCTGCATCGACCTTTCCAGCCGCGGCATGCAGGTCCAGGCGCCGCGCTCGTTCAAGGTCGGCGATCGGCTTGATGTACGGATCGACTCCGATCATGCGGCGTTGAAAGGTCTTGAGGCCGAGACCGAGGTGGTTTGGGTCAGAGAACAGGACGACGGCAGGCAGAAACTCGGCCTGACAATCCTTGCGATGCATTAA
- a CDS encoding VacJ family lipoprotein translates to MRWSNHLAQICVCASLLLVPFVAQAASEDDPWESVNRPIFQFNDFVDSYALKPLAQGYQFVTPQFLEDGIHNMFRNVGDVTNLANNILQVKPAAAGVDTARLIFNTTFGLLGFFDVGTQMGLHRNDEDFGQTLGYWGVGSGPYVMLPLLGPSTLRDAPSKYVDGYTGPYRYINDVPVRNSVFGLNIVDTRASLLSSEKLISGDKYTFIRNAYLQNREFKVKDGQVEDDF, encoded by the coding sequence ATGCGCTGGAGCAATCATCTAGCCCAGATTTGTGTGTGTGCCAGCCTGTTGCTGGTTCCGTTCGTTGCCCAGGCAGCCTCGGAAGACGACCCTTGGGAAAGCGTGAACCGCCCGATCTTCCAGTTCAACGATTTCGTTGACAGCTATGCCCTGAAACCTTTGGCTCAGGGCTATCAGTTTGTGACGCCGCAATTTCTCGAAGACGGCATTCACAACATGTTTCGCAACGTCGGTGATGTCACCAATCTGGCCAACAACATCTTGCAGGTCAAGCCGGCCGCCGCGGGTGTCGATACCGCGCGCCTGATCTTCAACACGACCTTCGGCCTGCTGGGCTTCTTCGACGTCGGCACGCAAATGGGCCTTCATCGCAATGACGAAGACTTCGGCCAGACGCTCGGTTACTGGGGTGTAGGCAGTGGCCCGTACGTGATGCTGCCGCTGCTGGGTCCAAGCACCTTGCGTGACGCGCCCTCGAAGTATGTCGATGGTTACACCGGACCGTATCGCTACATCAACGATGTGCCGGTGCGTAATTCGGTGTTCGGTCTGAACATCGTCGACACCCGCGCCAGCCTGTTGTCGAGCGAGAAGCTGATCAGCGGTGACAAGTACACGTTTATTCGCAACGCTTATCTGCAAAACCGCGAATTCAAGGTGAAAGATGGCCAGGTAGAAGACGATTTTTAA
- a CDS encoding DUF4404 family protein, with amino-acid sequence MPARELQEQLNALREQLEQNPPLSESERDNLHELMQQIELELELETKTKDTNLADNVNLAVERFELEHPTLAGTLRNIGQALVSMGI; translated from the coding sequence ATGCCTGCCCGCGAACTGCAAGAACAGCTCAATGCCCTGCGCGAGCAATTGGAACAGAATCCGCCTCTGTCCGAATCCGAGCGCGACAACCTGCACGAACTGATGCAACAGATCGAACTTGAACTTGAGCTCGAAACCAAAACCAAGGACACAAACCTCGCCGACAACGTCAACCTTGCCGTCGAACGCTTCGAACTCGAACACCCGACCCTTGCCGGGACACTGCGCAACATCGGGCAAGCCTTGGTCAGCATGGGGATCTGA
- the queF gene encoding NADPH-dependent 7-cyano-7-deazaguanine reductase QueF (Catalyzes the NADPH-dependent reduction of 7-cyano-7-deazaguanine (preQ0) to 7-aminomethyl-7-deazaguanine (preQ1) in queuosine biosynthesis), producing MHPAAEHSPLGKSSEYIATYTPSLLFPIPRTAKWAELGLTAETLPYKGVDFWNCFELSWLLPSGKPVVAIGEFSIAADSPNIIESKSFKLYLNSLNQTPFADTASLEATLVNDLSAAAGKPVGVRIRRLKDVEAEGVVALPGVCIDDLDISVSNYEHPRPELLRCDDSRIVEESVHSHLLKSNCPVTSQPDWGSVAVEYRGSALDHASLLEYIVSFRQHSDFHEQCVERIFLDLQRLLKPEKLTVYARYVRRGGLDINPYRSTEEVQLPNHRLVRQ from the coding sequence ATGCATCCCGCAGCCGAACACTCGCCGCTGGGCAAATCCAGCGAATACATCGCCACCTACACGCCGTCCCTGCTGTTCCCGATTCCGCGCACCGCGAAGTGGGCGGAGCTGGGCCTGACGGCTGAAACCCTGCCGTACAAGGGCGTGGATTTCTGGAACTGCTTCGAGCTGTCGTGGCTGTTGCCGTCGGGTAAGCCCGTGGTCGCGATCGGCGAGTTCAGCATTGCGGCGGATTCGCCGAACATCATCGAATCGAAGTCGTTCAAGTTGTACCTCAACTCCCTGAACCAGACGCCGTTCGCCGACACGGCAAGCCTTGAAGCGACGCTGGTCAACGACCTGTCGGCCGCTGCCGGCAAGCCGGTGGGCGTGCGCATTCGCCGCTTGAAGGATGTCGAAGCCGAAGGCGTCGTGGCGTTGCCCGGCGTGTGCATCGATGATCTGGACATCAGCGTCAGCAATTACGAGCACCCGCGTCCGGAGCTGTTGCGTTGCGACGATTCGCGCATTGTCGAAGAGAGCGTGCACAGCCATTTGCTCAAGTCCAACTGCCCGGTCACCAGCCAGCCGGACTGGGGCAGCGTGGCCGTGGAGTACCGTGGTTCGGCGCTGGATCATGCGAGTTTGCTGGAGTACATCGTCAGCTTCCGCCAGCACTCGGACTTCCATGAGCAGTGTGTGGAGCGGATTTTCCTGGACCTTCAGCGGTTGTTGAAACCGGAGAAGTTGACGGTGTATGCGCGCTATGTGCGTCGTGGCGGGCTGGATATCAATCCGTATCGCAGCACTGAAGAGGTGCAACTGCCGAACCATCGTCTGGTCCGTCAGTAA
- a CDS encoding cupredoxin family protein, protein MFLRQSLVPIACLLALSSTAWAGPAHTFDFGRPAPAAKATRSVEVIMGDMSFTPKTIDIKAGETVRFVLVNKGQLLHEFNLGDAAMHARHQQDMLQMQQSGMLTPAGVKEMDHGNMAGMDHGSMGHGMKHDDPNSALVEPGKTAELTWTFSQATNLEFACNIPGHYQAGMVGKLTVSQ, encoded by the coding sequence ATGTTTTTACGCCAATCACTGGTACCTATCGCCTGTTTACTGGCACTGAGTTCGACGGCATGGGCAGGCCCGGCGCACACTTTCGACTTTGGCCGGCCGGCACCCGCAGCCAAAGCAACCCGCAGCGTCGAAGTGATCATGGGCGACATGTCCTTCACCCCCAAGACCATCGATATCAAGGCCGGCGAAACCGTACGCTTCGTGCTGGTGAATAAAGGTCAATTGCTGCACGAGTTCAATCTGGGTGACGCAGCGATGCATGCCCGGCATCAGCAGGACATGTTGCAGATGCAGCAAAGTGGCATGCTCACGCCTGCAGGCGTGAAGGAAATGGACCACGGCAACATGGCCGGCATGGATCATGGTTCGATGGGGCACGGCATGAAGCACGACGACCCGAACAGCGCGTTGGTGGAACCGGGCAAAACTGCCGAACTGACCTGGACCTTCAGCCAGGCTACCAATCTGGAATTTGCCTGCAATATTCCCGGTCATTACCAGGCCGGCATGGTTGGCAAATTGACTGTCAGTCAGTAA
- a CDS encoding heavy metal response regulator transcription factor yields the protein MKLLIVEDQPKTGHYLRQGLAEAGFNTELVADGNTGQQLALSGEYALLILDVMLPGRDGWQILQAVRSAGLDTPVLFLTARDAVEDRVHGLELGADDYLVKPFAFSELLARVRSLLRRGCTTPPDTSLQLADLRLDLIRRRVERSGQRIDLTAKEFALLEMFLRRQGEVLPKSLIASQVWDMNFDSDTNVIEVAIRRLRLKIDDEFPNKLIHTVRGMGYVLEERTT from the coding sequence ATGAAACTGCTGATCGTCGAAGACCAACCGAAAACCGGCCATTACCTGCGCCAAGGCCTGGCCGAGGCCGGGTTCAATACGGAACTGGTGGCCGACGGCAACACCGGCCAGCAATTGGCACTCAGCGGTGAATATGCCCTGTTGATTCTCGACGTCATGCTGCCTGGCCGCGATGGCTGGCAGATTTTACAGGCGGTGCGCAGCGCCGGCCTGGATACCCCGGTACTTTTTCTGACCGCCCGCGACGCCGTAGAAGACAGGGTTCATGGTCTCGAACTGGGCGCCGATGACTATCTGGTCAAACCGTTCGCGTTTTCCGAGCTATTGGCCCGGGTTCGCAGCCTGTTGCGTCGGGGCTGCACGACGCCACCGGATACCAGCTTGCAACTGGCCGATCTGCGCCTGGACCTGATTCGCCGCCGGGTTGAACGCAGCGGACAACGTATCGACCTGACCGCCAAGGAGTTCGCCCTGCTGGAAATGTTCCTGCGCCGCCAAGGTGAAGTCCTGCCGAAATCGCTGATCGCCTCCCAGGTCTGGGACATGAATTTCGACAGCGACACCAATGTCATCGAAGTCGCGATACGCCGCCTGCGCCTGAAGATCGATGATGAGTTCCCCAACAAACTGATCCATACCGTGCGCGGCATGGGCTACGTCCTCGAAGAGCGCACCACCTGA